A stretch of Myxococcus hansupus DNA encodes these proteins:
- the uvrA gene encoding excinuclease ABC subunit UvrA: MARARRPKQGSESSPPASAGFVQVRGAREHNLKNVDVEMPRDALVVFTGVSGSGKSSLAFGTLYAEAQRRYFESVAPYARRLIDQAGIPEVDAIDGLPPAVALQQHRGAPTTRSSVGSVTTLANSLRLLYSRAGTYPKGQPHLDSDAFSPNTPAGACPHCHGLGRTYEATEKSMVPDDTLTLRERAIAAWPPAWHGQNLRDILVTLGYDVDRPWRELPKKDRDWILFTDEQPTVPVYAGFTPAETQRALKRKAAPSYMGTFTGARRYVLQTFATTQSAMMKRRVSQYLVSGDCPQCHGKRLRREALSVKFAGLDIGELSRLPLSELSDLLTPVAEGTAQDVAALAKAHPEKVLVAQRIARDVLARVSVLTELGLGYLALERSTPTLSPGELQRLRLATQVRSNLFGVVYVLDEPSAGLHPADTEALLRALDQLKGAGNSLFVVEHEVDVIRHADWIVDVGPEAGEQGGRVLYSGPLDGLASVKASHTRRYLFGDAKAPHRTRRSPKGWLCLQGVSRNNLRELDVEFPLGVLTTVSGVSGSGKSSLVSQVLVELVASHLGHEAPLEDDEGEELERTVVKTTGGRIASGMEGIKRLVRVDQKPIGRTPRSNLATYTGLFDSVRKLFAATPTARARRYDVGRFSFNVAKGRCETCEGEGFVSVELLFLPSVYAPCPTCQGARYNAKTLEVQYRGKNIAEVLGLTVDAAHDFFSEEPLVQRPLAVLREVGLGYLRLGQPATELSGGEAQRIKLATELQRPQRGNTLYVLDEPTTGLHPSDVDKLMSQLEGLVAAGNTVILVEHDMRVVAASDWVIDMGPGAGGKGGRVVVAGPPEVVVEQPFSATAPFLAQALR; encoded by the coding sequence ATGGCCAGGGCGCGTCGTCCGAAGCAGGGTTCCGAGTCGTCTCCCCCGGCCAGCGCCGGTTTCGTTCAGGTGCGTGGCGCGCGCGAGCACAACCTGAAGAACGTCGACGTCGAGATGCCGCGCGACGCGCTGGTCGTCTTCACGGGCGTGTCGGGTTCAGGCAAGTCGTCGTTGGCGTTCGGGACGCTCTACGCCGAGGCCCAGCGGCGCTACTTCGAATCCGTGGCGCCCTACGCGAGGCGCCTCATCGACCAGGCCGGCATCCCGGAGGTCGACGCCATCGACGGCTTGCCTCCCGCCGTGGCGCTCCAGCAGCACCGGGGCGCGCCGACGACCCGCTCGTCCGTGGGCAGCGTGACGACGTTGGCGAACTCGCTGCGGCTCCTCTACTCGCGCGCGGGGACCTATCCGAAGGGCCAGCCGCACCTGGATTCGGACGCGTTCTCGCCCAACACGCCCGCGGGCGCCTGCCCCCACTGCCATGGCCTGGGCCGCACCTACGAAGCCACCGAGAAGTCGATGGTGCCGGACGACACGTTGACCCTCCGGGAGCGCGCCATCGCCGCCTGGCCGCCCGCGTGGCACGGTCAGAACCTGCGCGACATCCTGGTGACGCTCGGTTACGACGTGGACCGCCCGTGGCGCGAGTTGCCCAAGAAGGACCGCGACTGGATTCTCTTCACGGACGAGCAGCCAACCGTCCCGGTGTACGCGGGCTTCACGCCCGCCGAGACGCAGCGGGCCCTCAAGCGGAAGGCGGCTCCCAGCTACATGGGCACCTTCACGGGCGCGCGCCGTTACGTGCTCCAGACGTTCGCCACCACGCAGAGCGCGATGATGAAGCGGCGCGTCTCCCAGTACCTGGTGAGCGGTGACTGCCCGCAGTGTCACGGCAAGCGCCTGCGCCGCGAGGCCCTGTCCGTCAAGTTCGCGGGGCTGGACATCGGCGAGCTGTCGCGGCTGCCGCTGAGCGAGCTTTCGGACCTGCTGACGCCGGTGGCGGAAGGGACGGCCCAGGACGTGGCGGCGCTCGCGAAGGCGCACCCCGAGAAGGTCCTGGTCGCCCAGCGCATCGCGCGGGACGTCCTGGCGCGCGTCAGCGTGTTGACGGAGCTGGGGCTGGGCTACCTGGCACTGGAGCGCAGCACGCCCACGCTGTCGCCGGGGGAGCTTCAGCGACTGCGGCTCGCCACGCAGGTGCGCTCCAACCTGTTCGGCGTGGTGTACGTGCTCGACGAGCCCTCCGCCGGCCTTCACCCCGCGGACACCGAGGCGCTGCTGCGCGCGTTGGACCAGCTCAAGGGCGCGGGCAACTCGCTGTTCGTGGTGGAGCACGAGGTGGACGTCATCCGCCACGCGGACTGGATTGTCGACGTGGGCCCCGAGGCGGGCGAGCAGGGCGGACGGGTGCTCTACAGCGGGCCGCTCGACGGGCTGGCGTCGGTGAAGGCGTCCCACACGCGGCGCTACCTGTTCGGCGACGCCAAGGCGCCCCACCGGACGCGCCGCTCGCCCAAGGGGTGGCTCTGTCTCCAGGGCGTGTCCCGCAACAACCTGCGCGAGCTGGATGTCGAGTTCCCGCTGGGCGTCCTCACCACGGTGTCGGGCGTGTCTGGCTCGGGCAAGTCGAGCCTCGTGAGCCAGGTCCTGGTGGAGCTGGTCGCCAGCCACCTGGGCCATGAGGCGCCGCTGGAGGACGACGAGGGCGAGGAGCTGGAGCGCACCGTCGTGAAGACCACCGGCGGCCGGATTGCCTCGGGCATGGAGGGCATCAAGCGGCTGGTCCGCGTGGACCAGAAGCCCATTGGCCGCACGCCGCGCTCCAACCTGGCGACGTACACGGGCCTGTTCGACAGCGTCCGCAAGCTCTTCGCCGCGACGCCCACCGCCCGGGCTCGTCGCTACGACGTGGGCCGCTTCTCCTTCAACGTGGCCAAGGGCCGCTGCGAGACGTGCGAGGGCGAGGGCTTCGTCAGCGTGGAGCTGCTCTTCCTGCCCAGCGTCTACGCGCCGTGTCCCACGTGCCAGGGCGCCCGGTACAACGCGAAGACGCTGGAGGTTCAATACCGGGGCAAGAACATCGCGGAAGTGCTGGGCCTGACGGTGGACGCCGCCCACGACTTCTTCAGCGAGGAGCCCCTGGTGCAGCGTCCGCTCGCCGTGCTGCGGGAGGTGGGCCTGGGCTACCTGCGCCTGGGGCAGCCCGCGACGGAGCTGTCCGGTGGCGAGGCCCAGCGCATCAAGCTGGCGACGGAGCTTCAGCGGCCTCAGCGGGGCAACACGCTCTACGTCCTGGACGAACCCACCACGGGGTTGCACCCCTCGGACGTGGACAAGCTGATGTCGCAGCTCGAGGGACTGGTGGCGGCGGGCAACACCGTCATCCTGGTGGAGCACGACATGCGCGTGGTGGCCGCCAGCGACTGGGTCATCGACATGGGACCGGGCGCGGGGGGCAAGGGCGGGCGCGTCGTCGTGGCCGGCCCCCCCGAGGTGGTGGTGGAGCAGCCCTTCAGCGCGACCGCGCCCTTCCTGGCGCAGGCGCTGCGCTGA
- a CDS encoding sensor histidine kinase, which translates to MKLVRRMWLWGAVVPVVAVAAALGVAVQVFRVVLERALDEALLSQAAAESVSLFDAPDGRPHLHVEPSPLAGEVRAFVPATRLYGPDGTLLGVFPPESPTVSDRVVPEPGPTSRLETRTLVSGQRVRVLTVQVRSPEGVPHVLQLVASLATVDQPVGTFTSVATVLALLLGGVLIGIQGWQAKGLARRLHGIAEQVVRSRDGGVVSPASASEPRDEIMEVHLALADASLRVRAAREAQERLIARAAHELRTPLALMRTGLDLALRRERGAEELRTVLEENRREVDRLAAVADALLELSAAGGAALDLQDGDLRGLLDDSAAGARAEADRRGVALRVEGPTEAPCRMDAMAVRRAVDNLLANALRYAPRGSTVWLELARRDAQWEVAVRDEGRGIPEIHREDVFTPFHRLERDAGGVGLGLSLVREVARGHGGDAHVAESTGPGARLVLTLPMR; encoded by the coding sequence GTGAAGCTGGTCCGCCGGATGTGGCTGTGGGGCGCGGTGGTGCCGGTGGTGGCGGTGGCCGCCGCGCTGGGCGTCGCCGTCCAGGTGTTCCGCGTGGTGCTCGAGCGCGCGTTGGATGAGGCGCTCCTGTCGCAGGCCGCCGCGGAGAGTGTCAGCCTCTTCGATGCCCCGGACGGCCGCCCGCACCTGCACGTGGAGCCCTCTCCCCTGGCTGGCGAGGTGCGCGCCTTCGTGCCCGCCACGCGGCTGTATGGGCCGGATGGGACCTTGCTCGGCGTCTTTCCTCCTGAATCGCCCACCGTCTCGGACCGGGTGGTGCCGGAGCCGGGGCCCACGTCCCGGCTGGAGACGCGGACGCTCGTCTCGGGCCAGCGGGTTCGCGTGCTGACGGTGCAGGTGCGTTCACCCGAGGGCGTGCCCCACGTCCTCCAGTTGGTGGCGTCCCTGGCGACGGTGGACCAGCCGGTGGGCACCTTCACCTCCGTCGCGACGGTGCTGGCGCTGCTCCTGGGCGGGGTGTTGATTGGCATCCAGGGGTGGCAGGCGAAGGGGCTCGCGCGCCGGCTGCACGGCATCGCGGAGCAGGTGGTCCGGTCCAGGGACGGCGGCGTGGTGTCCCCCGCGTCCGCCAGTGAGCCTCGCGACGAAATCATGGAGGTGCACCTCGCCCTGGCCGACGCGTCGCTGCGAGTCCGGGCCGCGCGCGAGGCCCAGGAGCGGCTCATTGCCCGCGCCGCGCACGAGCTGCGCACGCCCCTGGCGTTGATGCGCACCGGCCTGGACCTGGCGCTGCGGCGTGAGCGCGGGGCGGAGGAGCTGCGCACCGTGCTGGAGGAGAATCGCCGGGAGGTGGACCGGCTGGCCGCCGTGGCGGATGCGTTGTTGGAGCTGTCCGCCGCCGGGGGCGCCGCGCTCGACTTGCAGGACGGTGACTTGCGAGGGCTCCTCGACGATTCCGCGGCGGGGGCCCGGGCGGAGGCGGACCGGCGCGGCGTGGCGCTGCGGGTCGAAGGCCCCACGGAGGCGCCGTGCCGGATGGACGCCATGGCGGTTCGCCGGGCGGTGGACAATCTGCTCGCCAACGCGCTCCGCTACGCGCCACGCGGGTCCACGGTGTGGTTGGAGCTGGCACGTCGCGACGCTCAATGGGAGGTCGCGGTGCGGGACGAGGGCCGGGGCATCCCGGAGATCCACCGCGAGGACGTCTTCACGCCGTTCCACCGCCTGGAGCGGGACGCGGGGGGCGTGGGGCTGGGTCTGAGCCTCGTGCGAGAGGTGGCGCGTGGACACGGGGGCGATGCCCATGTCGCCGAGAGCACGGGCCCCGGCGCCCGGCTGGTGTTGACGCTGCCCATGCGTTGA
- a CDS encoding response regulator transcription factor, translating to MRLLLVEDEERMANLLRRGLGEEGHLVDTCRTAEDALDQAGEVAYDAIILDWALPGMDGVALLRRWRERGLTTPVLMLTARGTVGERVTGLRAGADDYLVKPFAFEELLARLEALHRRSEGQAQTWAVGPIHIDARRRTLTCEDREVALTGREFALLGEFASRAGEVHTRSSLLAKVWGPSFDGPPNIVDVYVGYVRAKLAEVKADGVSIQAVRGVGFRLVVEGSNK from the coding sequence TTGAGGCTGTTGCTGGTGGAGGACGAGGAGCGGATGGCGAACCTGCTGCGCCGAGGGCTCGGCGAGGAGGGCCACCTCGTGGACACCTGCCGCACGGCGGAGGACGCCCTCGACCAGGCGGGGGAGGTGGCCTACGACGCCATCATCCTCGACTGGGCGCTGCCCGGAATGGACGGCGTGGCCCTGCTCCGGCGTTGGCGCGAACGGGGCCTGACGACGCCCGTCCTGATGCTCACCGCCCGGGGCACGGTGGGGGAGCGGGTGACGGGCCTGCGCGCGGGCGCGGACGACTACCTCGTGAAGCCCTTCGCCTTCGAGGAGCTGCTCGCCCGGCTGGAGGCGCTCCACCGGCGCTCCGAGGGCCAGGCCCAGACGTGGGCGGTGGGCCCCATCCACATCGATGCCCGGCGGCGGACGTTGACGTGCGAGGACCGGGAGGTGGCGCTCACCGGCCGGGAGTTCGCGCTGCTGGGCGAGTTCGCCTCGCGGGCGGGCGAGGTCCACACGCGCTCCAGCCTGCTGGCGAAGGTGTGGGGCCCCAGCTTCGATGGTCCGCCCAACATCGTGGATGTCTATGTGGGGTATGTGCGCGCGAAGCTCGCGGAAGTGAAGGCGGACGGCGTGTCCATCCAGGCGGTGCGTGGGGTGGGCTTCCGGCTGGTCGTCGAGGGTTCCAACAAGTGA
- a CDS encoding efflux RND transporter permease subunit gives MIEALVRLSVRHRAWVLALTGMLALAGVAVSLQLELDAMPDITTNQVLVLTRAPGLTPEEVERLVTRPVEVALGGMPGLETQRSLSRYGLSSVTAVFADAVDPYRARQLVQERLNVLGASLPPGVDPPELGPLTGGLGEVFHFTLSSPERTGAQLLELTQLRVGPRLRSVPGVVEVNSWGGQQRTLEVRADAVRLAQRGVTLAQLRDALERATGSAPGASLPVGERHVLIRAVARPRVPADLAEALIPRVGAPAVRLGDVAEVTEGALPRIGSATSNGRGETVYVMVQMLRDANALAVTGDISAALPEVRALLPEDVRLDVVYDRATLVRGTVRTVGKNLLEGGLLVVGVLFLLLGSVRAGLLVASAIPLSMLGATAAMVALDIPGNLMSLGAIDFGLLVDGAVVMVEGLFHRLAHLSPEEKKREPREHVEETAVSLARPVFFSVLIILLVYLPILSLRGVDGKMFRPMAMTVVFALATALVLSLTFIPAAASWLIRPEHVPAREPLLVRWFERLYAPVLGRSVRSRIPVAAVALFLLGTGGWLFARAGTEFTPQLDEGDMVIQTTRAPDISLEAAVVEAGRMERTLLEGIPEVRQVVSRVGSPAVATDIMGLEMADVFVSLAPRDAWRPGLTRESLIAEMEQVLEAGAPGGEPSFTQPIQMRFNELLGGAVTDVALSIYGEDLGELSRLARKAAAMLSEEPGAVDVRVLAPPEVPLFEVAPRPLDSARAGLGAVDVLEVVRAVRSGVEVGATWDGAVRVPIVLRLTGAQDAFSLAGLPVPTDSGGLVSLSRVADVRLTSSPGLVSREGGQRRLVVGFNVRGADLGTVVARARARVEQSLAPPDGYRLTWGGQYETLTEARQRLSLVLPAVAVLIFAVLLFAFRRMRPALAIFANVPFACVGGMMALAVRDLPVSISAAVGFIALSGIAVLNGVVLMSREQRLEEEGHAPAEAVVLAARERARPVLMTALVAALGFIPMMLAQGVGAEVQRPLATVVVGGLVTSTLLTLVILPTLYPWFAGGRRAGAGA, from the coding sequence GTGATTGAAGCCCTCGTCCGCCTGTCGGTGCGGCACCGGGCCTGGGTGCTCGCCTTGACGGGGATGCTCGCGCTCGCGGGCGTGGCGGTGTCGCTCCAGTTGGAGCTGGACGCGATGCCCGACATCACCACCAACCAGGTGCTCGTCCTCACGCGCGCGCCCGGCCTCACGCCCGAGGAGGTGGAGCGCCTGGTGACGCGGCCCGTGGAGGTGGCCCTGGGCGGCATGCCCGGACTGGAGACGCAGCGCAGCTTGTCGCGCTACGGCCTCTCCTCGGTGACCGCAGTCTTCGCCGACGCCGTGGACCCGTACCGTGCCCGGCAGTTGGTGCAGGAGCGGCTCAACGTGCTCGGCGCGTCGCTGCCGCCGGGCGTCGACCCGCCGGAGCTGGGCCCGCTCACGGGCGGCCTGGGTGAGGTGTTCCACTTCACGCTGTCCTCGCCCGAGCGCACCGGGGCGCAGTTGCTCGAGCTGACGCAGCTTCGGGTGGGGCCCCGGTTGCGCTCGGTGCCCGGCGTGGTGGAGGTCAACAGTTGGGGCGGGCAGCAGCGCACGTTGGAGGTGCGCGCGGACGCGGTGCGGCTGGCTCAGCGCGGCGTGACGTTGGCGCAGCTTCGTGACGCCCTGGAGCGCGCCACGGGCAGCGCGCCGGGCGCGAGCCTCCCGGTGGGCGAGCGCCATGTCCTGATTCGCGCGGTGGCGAGGCCTCGCGTGCCCGCGGACCTGGCGGAGGCGCTGATTCCCCGCGTGGGCGCGCCGGCCGTGCGGCTGGGCGACGTGGCCGAGGTGACGGAGGGTGCGCTGCCACGCATCGGCAGCGCCACCTCCAACGGGCGCGGCGAGACGGTGTACGTCATGGTTCAGATGCTGCGGGACGCCAACGCGCTCGCGGTGACGGGGGACATCTCCGCCGCGCTTCCCGAGGTGCGGGCCCTGCTGCCGGAGGACGTGCGCCTGGACGTCGTCTACGACCGCGCCACGCTGGTGCGCGGCACCGTGCGCACGGTGGGGAAGAACCTGCTGGAAGGCGGCTTGCTCGTCGTGGGCGTGCTCTTCCTGCTGCTGGGGAGCGTGCGCGCGGGTCTGCTCGTCGCGTCCGCCATTCCGCTGTCCATGCTGGGGGCCACGGCCGCCATGGTGGCGCTGGACATCCCCGGCAACCTGATGAGCCTGGGCGCCATCGACTTCGGCCTGCTGGTCGACGGCGCGGTGGTGATGGTGGAGGGCCTGTTCCACCGGCTGGCCCACCTGTCGCCCGAGGAGAAGAAACGCGAGCCCCGGGAGCACGTCGAGGAGACGGCCGTGTCATTGGCCCGGCCCGTCTTCTTCTCCGTGCTCATCATCCTGTTGGTGTACCTGCCCATCCTGTCGCTGCGGGGCGTGGACGGGAAGATGTTCCGGCCCATGGCGATGACCGTCGTCTTCGCGCTCGCCACCGCGCTCGTGTTGTCGTTGACCTTCATCCCCGCCGCCGCGAGCTGGTTGATTCGGCCCGAACACGTCCCCGCGCGCGAGCCGCTGCTGGTGCGCTGGTTCGAGCGGCTCTATGCGCCAGTGCTCGGCCGCAGCGTGCGCTCGCGCATCCCCGTGGCGGCCGTCGCGCTCTTCCTGCTCGGGACGGGCGGCTGGCTGTTCGCCCGCGCGGGCACGGAGTTCACACCCCAGTTGGATGAAGGGGACATGGTCATCCAGACCACCCGCGCGCCGGACATCAGCCTGGAGGCCGCTGTCGTCGAGGCCGGGCGGATGGAGCGCACGCTGCTCGAGGGAATCCCGGAGGTGCGGCAGGTCGTCTCGCGCGTGGGCAGCCCGGCGGTGGCCACCGACATCATGGGCCTGGAGATGGCGGACGTCTTCGTGTCGCTGGCGCCGCGGGATGCGTGGCGTCCGGGGCTCACGCGCGAGTCCCTCATCGCGGAGATGGAGCAGGTGCTCGAAGCGGGCGCCCCGGGCGGCGAGCCCTCCTTCACCCAGCCCATCCAGATGCGCTTCAACGAGCTGCTGGGTGGCGCGGTGACGGACGTGGCGCTCAGCATCTACGGCGAGGACCTGGGCGAGCTGAGCCGACTTGCGCGCAAGGCGGCGGCGATGTTGAGCGAGGAGCCCGGCGCCGTGGACGTGCGTGTCCTCGCGCCGCCCGAGGTGCCGCTCTTCGAGGTGGCGCCCCGGCCGCTGGACTCGGCGCGCGCGGGGCTGGGCGCGGTGGACGTGCTGGAGGTGGTGCGCGCGGTGCGCAGCGGCGTGGAGGTCGGCGCCACCTGGGACGGCGCGGTGCGGGTGCCCATCGTCCTGCGGTTGACGGGGGCGCAGGACGCTTTCTCGCTCGCCGGCTTGCCCGTGCCCACCGACAGTGGCGGCCTGGTGTCGCTCTCCCGCGTGGCGGACGTGCGCCTGACGTCCTCGCCTGGGTTGGTCAGCCGGGAAGGGGGGCAGCGCCGCCTGGTGGTGGGCTTCAACGTGCGCGGCGCGGACCTGGGCACGGTGGTGGCGCGGGCGCGCGCGCGGGTGGAGCAGTCGCTCGCTCCGCCTGATGGCTACCGGCTGACCTGGGGCGGCCAATACGAGACGTTGACGGAGGCCCGGCAGCGGCTTTCGCTGGTGCTTCCCGCCGTGGCGGTCCTTATCTTCGCCGTGTTGCTGTTCGCCTTCCGCCGGATGCGCCCCGCGCTGGCCATCTTCGCCAACGTCCCGTTCGCCTGCGTGGGCGGGATGATGGCGCTGGCCGTGCGCGATTTGCCCGTGTCCATCTCCGCGGCGGTGGGCTTCATCGCGTTGTCCGGCATCGCGGTGCTCAATGGCGTGGTGCTGATGTCCCGCGAGCAGCGGCTCGAGGAGGAGGGCCACGCCCCCGCGGAGGCGGTGGTGCTGGCGGCGCGTGAGCGGGCGCGGCCCGTGCTCATGACGGCGCTGGTGGCGGCGCTGGGGTTCATCCCGATGATGCTCGCCCAGGGCGTGGGCGCGGAGGTGCAGCGGCCCCTGGCCACGGTGGTGGTGGGCGGGCTCGTGACGTCCACGTTGCTGACGCTGGTCATCCTGCCCACGCTCTATCCGTGGTTCGCGGGAGGCCGCCGCGCCGGAGCCGGTGCATGA
- a CDS encoding efflux RND transporter periplasmic adaptor subunit, translated as MTLFVRRLVTVPLLVLGAACTSNPSTTPAPASEPPPRSSAPSAWVPVRAASRVALVDAPAVVLSGPDTTAALTAPFRARVQQVRARPGQKVEQGAPLIEVLMPEVVESAGAASAAALRLEAYSRQVERLEALHAQGLAKLPELADAQTQQAEARAALVAAHAVLRVAGISPGEARGVAERGTVWLKSPIAGVVTEVRAVLGEMQPEGGGALARVASDGPTRLEARLSVRPPEGATFAFVSSLGAPTPVRLVGQSPQVDAADGTWRAWFEPEEGVVLRAGLGGRLRIHASAEEDTVLVPARALAFEKERTLIFVRGGDGKAVRREVSVLATSGAEALVKGTVSTGDSVAADGAVLLLDAQGQEGSGGNEVAP; from the coding sequence ATGACGCTCTTCGTCCGACGCCTCGTCACCGTGCCGCTGCTCGTCCTGGGCGCGGCCTGCACTTCGAATCCCTCCACCACGCCAGCCCCCGCTTCCGAGCCGCCACCGCGGTCCTCCGCGCCCTCCGCCTGGGTGCCCGTGCGCGCGGCCTCACGCGTCGCCCTGGTGGACGCACCCGCCGTGGTGCTCTCCGGCCCGGACACCACCGCGGCGCTGACAGCGCCGTTCCGCGCGCGGGTCCAACAGGTCCGCGCGCGCCCTGGCCAGAAGGTGGAGCAGGGGGCGCCGCTCATCGAGGTGTTGATGCCGGAGGTCGTGGAGTCCGCGGGCGCGGCCAGCGCCGCCGCGCTTCGGCTCGAGGCCTACTCGCGTCAGGTCGAGCGGCTGGAGGCGCTGCACGCCCAGGGCCTGGCGAAGCTTCCCGAGCTGGCCGACGCCCAGACGCAGCAGGCGGAGGCGCGCGCCGCCCTGGTCGCCGCGCACGCCGTCCTGCGCGTGGCCGGCATTTCGCCGGGGGAAGCTCGCGGCGTGGCCGAACGGGGCACCGTCTGGCTCAAGAGCCCCATTGCCGGCGTCGTCACCGAGGTGCGCGCGGTGCTGGGCGAGATGCAGCCAGAGGGCGGTGGCGCCTTGGCGCGCGTGGCGTCGGATGGCCCGACGCGCCTGGAGGCCCGGTTGTCCGTCCGGCCTCCCGAAGGCGCGACGTTCGCCTTCGTGTCATCCCTGGGCGCGCCCACGCCGGTGCGGCTGGTGGGCCAGTCGCCCCAGGTGGACGCCGCTGACGGCACGTGGCGCGCATGGTTCGAGCCCGAGGAGGGCGTCGTCCTGCGCGCGGGCCTGGGAGGCCGCCTGCGCATTCACGCATCGGCGGAGGAGGACACGGTGCTGGTGCCCGCGCGGGCCCTGGCCTTCGAGAAGGAGCGGACCCTCATCTTCGTGCGTGGGGGGGATGGAAAGGCCGTGCGCCGGGAGGTGTCGGTGCTCGCGACGTCGGGCGCCGAGGCGCTCGTGAAAGGCACGGTGTCCACCGGGGACTCCGTCGCGGCGGATGGCGCGGTGTTGCTCCTGGACGCACAAGGCCAGGAGGGCTCGGGTGGGAATGAGGTGGCGCCGTGA
- a CDS encoding TolC family protein — protein MWVLLVTLLAAAPASDSQPLSFEEAQAQAAKAALPASLARAVETRRVWDTRLPALAANPTLSVIPGRRAQPDGPGFEMTVGVEQPLFLSNLAGAQRDAARAETRALEKEAVAALLDRRLEVARAWLTLWAAQQAAASAAQEAELAGTLRKSVAEALALGGATRLELAEAEGFEAEARLAGLSRDAEVTHARLSLAVLLGRPPAAALVAADALPVVALPPASEEARWLARAGELPEAEARRLLGAAERARAAEVRAARGWQVTLGAQGVREYYGGVSGLLMVGVTPPVFDSGQRERGALLAAAERLDGEAQEAAVRAAAELALAFHEREHADAQLSLVEKSLVPTAEEAARLADVLLRAGQSTLPDVLRARRARAAAHARLAFARSEASLAAARLHLLLSALP, from the coding sequence ATGTGGGTGCTCCTCGTCACGCTTCTCGCCGCGGCTCCCGCGTCCGACTCCCAGCCGCTCTCCTTCGAGGAGGCCCAGGCCCAGGCCGCGAAGGCGGCGCTGCCCGCCAGCCTGGCGCGCGCCGTGGAGACGCGGCGGGTCTGGGACACGCGGCTGCCGGCGCTCGCCGCCAACCCAACGCTCAGTGTGATTCCCGGGCGCCGAGCCCAGCCCGACGGTCCGGGTTTCGAAATGACGGTGGGGGTGGAGCAGCCGCTCTTCCTGTCGAACCTCGCGGGCGCCCAGCGCGACGCGGCCCGTGCGGAGACGCGCGCCCTGGAGAAGGAGGCCGTGGCCGCGCTGTTGGATCGGCGCCTGGAGGTGGCTCGGGCGTGGCTGACGCTGTGGGCCGCGCAGCAAGCCGCTGCCTCGGCCGCGCAGGAGGCGGAGCTGGCGGGCACGCTCCGGAAGTCCGTGGCGGAGGCGTTGGCCCTGGGCGGCGCCACCCGGCTGGAGCTGGCGGAGGCGGAGGGCTTCGAGGCGGAGGCGCGGCTCGCCGGGCTCTCCCGGGACGCCGAGGTGACTCATGCGCGCCTCTCGCTGGCCGTGTTGTTGGGCCGTCCTCCCGCCGCGGCGCTGGTGGCCGCGGACGCCCTGCCGGTGGTGGCGCTGCCGCCTGCCTCCGAGGAAGCACGGTGGCTGGCGCGCGCGGGTGAGTTGCCGGAGGCGGAGGCGCGGCGCCTGCTTGGCGCGGCGGAGCGGGCGCGGGCGGCGGAGGTCCGCGCCGCGCGAGGCTGGCAGGTGACGCTCGGCGCGCAGGGCGTGCGCGAGTACTACGGCGGCGTCAGTGGCCTGTTGATGGTGGGCGTGACGCCGCCCGTGTTCGATTCGGGGCAGCGCGAGCGCGGGGCCCTGCTGGCCGCGGCCGAGCGCCTGGACGGCGAGGCGCAGGAGGCCGCGGTGCGCGCCGCCGCCGAGCTGGCGCTGGCCTTCCACGAGCGCGAGCACGCCGACGCGCAACTGTCCCTCGTCGAGAAGTCCCTGGTGCCCACGGCCGAGGAGGCCGCGCGGCTGGCCGATGTCCTGCTGCGTGCGGGCCAGAGCACGCTTCCCGATGTTCTTCGTGCCCGCCGTGCCCGTGCCGCCGCCCATGCGCGGCTCGCGTTTGCCCGGAGCGAGGCCTCGCTCGCCGCCGCGCGGCTCCACCTCTTGCTTTCCGCTCTGCCATGA